A section of the Tenrec ecaudatus isolate mTenEca1 chromosome 15, mTenEca1.hap1, whole genome shotgun sequence genome encodes:
- the LOC142427431 gene encoding translation machinery-associated protein 7-like: MSGREGGKKKPLKQPQKQNKEMDEEEKAFKQKQKEEQKKLEELKAKAAGKGPLATGGMKKSGKK, translated from the coding sequence ATGTCGGGCCGCGAAGGTGGCAAGAAGAAGCCCCTGAAACAACCCCAGAAGCAGAACAAGGAGATGGACgaggaagagaaggctttcaagcagaaacagaaagaagaacaaaagaaactggAGGAGCTAAAGGCGAAGGCCGCGGGGAAGGGGCCCCTGGCCACAGGTGGAATGAAGAAATCTGGCAAAAAGTGA